The Nitrospira sp. DNA segment GCCGTTCCTGTGTCGGGCGATCGAAGTAGATCATCACGTTTCGACAGAAAATCAGATCCAGTGGCGCCTTGATGGGGAAGCGGTCGTCCATCAGATTCAAACGTCGAAATGTAATGATCGAAGAAAGATGCGGCTTCACCTTGACGAGCCCGGCACTGTCTCCGCGGCCGTGGAGGAAATGCCGTTTGATGATCTCCGGTGGAACCTCCCGTACTCGCTCTTCCGCATAGAGTCCCTTGGCGGCATGTGCCAATACACGAGTCGAAATATCCGACGCGAGAACCTGAAAGTTCCATTGCTCCGGCGCGCGAACACTCTCATACAGCGTCATCGCGATCGTGTAGGGTTCTTCTCCGGTTGAACAGGCGGACGACCAGATGCGGATCTGCTTGTCCTTCTCGAGGGAAGGCAAAATACGTTCGCGCAGGAAGTCGAAATGTTTGGGTTCACGGAAAAAGTCGGTTTTGTTCGTCGAGAGGAGATCCAGCATGCGGGTGAATTCCTCGCCGCTGTCGTCCTGCGTCACATAGTCATAGTAGGAGGCGAAGCCGTCCAGTTGGAGATGACGAAGCCTTTTCGTGAGACGCGAGACCACCAACGATTGCTTGCTGTCTCCCAGCGAAATGCCGCTTTCGTCGTACAGCAATGTCCGGATCTTTTCGTATTCCTGCTTCGAGATTGCGTATTCCATCGTGTCAGCTCCGATACCAAACGAACAATAGCATGTACACCAAATAGGCCGTGAGCATCGTACCGCTGAACGTCCAGACAAGGGCGTTCCCCATGCGTCGATGTGTCGTCATGCCGGCGACCATTGCGCCCACGCTTCCGAACCGAAGGCGATGGAGGCCCATGTAGAGATTGTACGCGCCCAATACAATCGTCGAGACCGCCAAGAGCATATGCGTAACGAAGATGGGGACGTAGAGTGACCAATAGTCGGTCTCAGGGCCTTGGAACGACTCTCGTCCGAAGAGCGCTTGTTTGAGTACGTAGGCGACCAGCCAGATGCCGACGATGGTGCATCCGACGATCATGCGATGGGAATGGTGCGAGACATCGTGGGATTTTGCGGCACGGACGCCGGCCAACACGACGAGATACGCCACGGTCAAACTCGTGAGGACGAGATACCAGAGGATGGTTTTGAGGTCCATGATTCGTCCTTGGCTAGTGGTGAAATCCGCCGGAGCTGTCGAGTTAGATCCGGCATACAGACACCTGCACCTTCCTTTATCGGTTGGCTGGACCTAGTTCTTGAGGGGGATCATGATACACATGTGGGCAGGAATTGAGGAAAGCAGAGAAACGCGAGTCCCGAGGGTGGGCAAGTATTGCCCACCCTCGGGCTCAAGATGCTAGAACTCTTCGAAATCGTCATCCTTCTTGTGGCGATCATGACCGTTTCCGGCTGCCACACCCACCGGCTTGGCATCTGCCGACTTTGATGAGAAGCTTGGCTTTTTCAGGACCGGCTTCGCGGCGGTGATACCAGGCTT contains these protein-coding regions:
- a CDS encoding protein-glutamate O-methyltransferase; the encoded protein is MEYAISKQEYEKIRTLLYDESGISLGDSKQSLVVSRLTKRLRHLQLDGFASYYDYVTQDDSGEEFTRMLDLLSTNKTDFFREPKHFDFLRERILPSLEKDKQIRIWSSACSTGEEPYTIAMTLYESVRAPEQWNFQVLASDISTRVLAHAAKGLYAEERVREVPPEIIKRHFLHGRGDSAGLVKVKPHLSSIITFRRLNLMDDRFPIKAPLDLIFCRNVMIYFDRPTQERLVNKFYQHLKPGGYLFIGHSESLQWVTHPFKAIAPTIYWKEA
- a CDS encoding DUF420 domain-containing protein; this translates as MDLKTILWYLVLTSLTVAYLVVLAGVRAAKSHDVSHHSHRMIVGCTIVGIWLVAYVLKQALFGRESFQGPETDYWSLYVPIFVTHMLLAVSTIVLGAYNLYMGLHRLRFGSVGAMVAGMTTHRRMGNALVWTFSGTMLTAYLVYMLLFVWYRS